Proteins encoded by one window of Actinocorallia herbida:
- a CDS encoding exonuclease domain-containing protein yields MSWIAETMFGFDTETTSVDVETARIVQIAQVMADARNRTTTQDVQLINAGVDIPEGASAIHGITTERMRAEGLDPKKVLEHYADELSSAMAGGTPIVGMNLAYDFTLFDRELRRHGLRTLDARLGRAIGPVVDVYVLDKLCDPWRPTKNSGGRKLGAMAKHYGVRLDNAHDAGADALASCRIAWQMVTWGSKPVEFFLQFPHVQNSKKQTSDQAARDLHRNYQRLTEIDLVQLHQAQIKAKRKQDAELRDHFAKQGKPCDADGLWPMRPYKPAAVKA; encoded by the coding sequence ATGAGCTGGATCGCCGAGACGATGTTCGGCTTCGACACCGAAACCACGTCTGTCGACGTCGAGACCGCGCGGATCGTGCAGATCGCCCAGGTCATGGCCGACGCCCGCAACCGCACCACCACCCAGGACGTCCAGCTCATCAACGCCGGAGTCGACATCCCCGAGGGTGCCTCCGCCATCCACGGCATCACCACCGAGCGGATGCGTGCCGAAGGCCTCGACCCGAAGAAGGTCCTGGAGCACTACGCCGACGAGCTGTCCTCGGCCATGGCCGGCGGCACCCCCATCGTCGGCATGAACCTCGCCTACGACTTCACCCTGTTCGACCGCGAGCTGCGCCGCCACGGGCTCCGCACACTCGACGCCCGTCTCGGCCGCGCGATCGGCCCCGTCGTCGACGTCTACGTCCTCGACAAGCTGTGCGATCCGTGGCGGCCGACTAAGAACAGCGGAGGCAGGAAGCTCGGCGCGATGGCCAAGCACTACGGTGTCCGGCTCGACAACGCGCACGACGCCGGTGCCGATGCCCTCGCGTCCTGCCGGATCGCCTGGCAGATGGTCACGTGGGGAAGCAAGCCCGTCGAGTTCTTCCTCCAGTTCCCGCACGTCCAGAACAGCAAGAAGCAAACCTCGGACCAAGCGGCGCGGGACCTGCACCGCAACTACCAGCGGCTCACCGAGATCGACTTGGTCCAGCTGCACCAGGCCCAGATCAAGGCCAAGCGCAAGCAGGACGCCGAACTCCGCGACCACTTCGCGAAGCAGGGCAAGCCCTGCGACGCCGACGGCCTGTGGCCGATGCGCCCCTACAAGCCCGCCGCGGTGAAGGCATGA
- a CDS encoding helix-turn-helix domain-containing protein, translated as MTTSTDEIAPGLFDPMRIVVARTAAGMSQTELGLKAGVNPASVTKLEKGQAGLDVLHKVVSALGLTLNDVLPEAYRQEPARLYTPEETAERLGNAWSPTTLRRKAGAQEISHTKLGKEIRFSDRDIAEIIQAFRRPALTHAQRAHRRRSRKTTAKAP; from the coding sequence GTGACGACTTCCACAGACGAGATCGCTCCCGGGCTCTTCGACCCGATGCGCATCGTCGTTGCGCGTACCGCGGCGGGGATGAGCCAGACCGAACTCGGCCTCAAGGCGGGCGTCAACCCGGCCAGCGTCACCAAGCTCGAAAAGGGCCAGGCAGGTCTCGACGTCCTGCACAAGGTCGTCTCGGCTCTCGGCCTGACGCTGAACGACGTGCTGCCGGAGGCCTACCGACAAGAGCCGGCGCGCCTCTACACGCCCGAGGAAACCGCGGAGCGGCTGGGCAACGCCTGGTCACCCACGACTCTGCGCCGCAAGGCCGGAGCTCAGGAGATCTCGCACACGAAGCTCGGCAAGGAGATCCGGTTCTCGGACCGGGACATTGCCGAGATCATCCAGGCCTTTCGGCGGCCTGCGCTTACGCACGCTCAGCGTGCCCACCGACGCCGTAGCAGGAAGACCACGGCCAAGGCCCCTTAA
- a CDS encoding helix-turn-helix domain-containing protein yields the protein MNEVLVTGGELPYSGGRIWQDLAEPRRREPTTMTTDQPPPDESREDPFPEALLIRRSRDAVNLTQAEAARRAGTKLAERRWRQLEEGKERAPDKTLAHMAAVVGVSPEDLIAVDRLEAAETLRRILALRIAEEPPPAAAPIDFPEGVKGDPFFEWIWRFDGVPEAERQMAIHGVRLFRNPPGSSAGYSQSDRRRA from the coding sequence GTGAACGAAGTTCTGGTTACCGGCGGGGAACTTCCGTACAGTGGCGGCAGAATCTGGCAGGATTTGGCAGAGCCACGTAGACGGGAACCCACGACCATGACGACGGACCAACCGCCGCCAGACGAGTCACGTGAAGATCCGTTTCCGGAAGCACTCCTGATCCGCCGGAGCCGGGACGCCGTGAACCTGACGCAAGCAGAAGCCGCGCGAAGAGCCGGAACGAAGCTTGCTGAGCGGCGCTGGCGCCAGCTTGAAGAGGGCAAGGAACGCGCGCCCGACAAGACGTTGGCCCACATGGCAGCGGTCGTCGGGGTCTCACCCGAGGACCTGATCGCCGTCGACCGCCTCGAAGCGGCAGAGACGCTAAGGCGAATCCTCGCGCTCCGCATCGCTGAGGAGCCGCCGCCCGCGGCCGCCCCCATCGACTTCCCGGAAGGCGTGAAGGGCGACCCGTTCTTCGAGTGGATCTGGCGGTTCGACGGGGTACCCGAGGCGGAGCGGCAGATGGCGATCCACGGCGTACGCCTGTTCCGGAACCCGCCTGGATCGAGCGCCGGATACTCGCAAAGCGACCGCCGCAGAGCGTGA
- a CDS encoding tyrosine-type recombinase/integrase: protein MASAEKRGLYWRGRYELPKHLWNDPKKPKKGTISRDEFDQPFAREQDALNAAILKEEEIKRAGPGWRDPKKGDITVREWLEPDKWWRGVDVEPATDRNTRYLIEYHILPRWGERPLNSIIDRKEVDEWERSIPKLVKAVGKGTYAKRTAKDARNLLSVILGDAVPERIDVNAAARQKGRGRKRDRKQAVVSAELQEEKFATPIEALLIAERAGILTGRDDECWLLISTAWTGMRWGEAIGARRSYLQPGKSRYRLLEQLQELDGFNLVPPKDDSTRIVDLPPFLLALTEQQADRTRGKVCSTCSGKCGATDYLFLTRNAAHPSRSDFGERVWHPAADGATPEIGGAQPRPKMPVLEDARSGLLLRPAWPYADIDDPSASYEPPRGGGRPRWDAPYVSGVGCPTCEAAPGAGCRSATGGKIPQHSARRRMAVDLDMYYAPVSWRPLKVGLTPHGLRHSQQTWLRAARIDPVLIKERLGHEKRGMSEHYTHITEEMRAELREVLESLWWKAIDERIRMDEVAGRRPGSRVRLINAAIRERIAARTPDLREAPTPEPIVESVPNPSPVRRGRRDRGHLRVV, encoded by the coding sequence ATGGCCAGCGCAGAGAAACGCGGCCTGTACTGGCGCGGCCGCTACGAACTCCCCAAGCATCTGTGGAACGACCCGAAGAAGCCGAAGAAAGGCACCATCTCACGGGATGAGTTCGACCAGCCGTTCGCGCGGGAGCAGGACGCGCTCAACGCCGCCATCCTGAAAGAAGAGGAGATCAAACGGGCTGGACCCGGCTGGAGGGACCCGAAGAAGGGCGACATCACCGTCCGGGAATGGCTCGAGCCGGACAAATGGTGGCGGGGTGTCGATGTCGAACCCGCCACCGACCGCAACACCAGGTACCTGATCGAGTACCACATCCTCCCGCGGTGGGGGGAACGCCCCCTGAACAGCATCATCGACCGCAAAGAGGTCGACGAATGGGAGCGCTCGATCCCTAAGCTCGTGAAGGCGGTAGGAAAGGGCACCTACGCCAAACGCACCGCGAAGGATGCACGGAACCTGCTGTCGGTCATCCTCGGCGACGCGGTTCCTGAGCGGATCGACGTGAACGCCGCCGCCCGGCAGAAAGGCCGCGGCCGCAAGCGCGATCGGAAGCAGGCGGTGGTCTCCGCAGAGCTGCAGGAGGAGAAGTTCGCGACTCCGATCGAAGCGCTTCTCATCGCGGAGCGGGCCGGGATTCTGACCGGCCGGGACGACGAGTGCTGGCTGCTCATCTCGACGGCCTGGACGGGCATGCGGTGGGGCGAGGCGATTGGCGCCCGCCGCAGCTACCTTCAGCCGGGTAAGAGCCGGTACCGGCTGCTGGAGCAGCTCCAAGAGCTCGACGGGTTCAACCTCGTCCCGCCGAAGGACGACTCCACCCGCATCGTCGACCTCCCGCCGTTCCTACTCGCGCTCACCGAGCAGCAGGCCGACCGCACACGCGGCAAGGTCTGCAGCACCTGCTCAGGGAAGTGCGGTGCCACCGACTACCTGTTCCTGACGCGCAACGCCGCCCACCCCAGCCGCTCCGACTTCGGCGAACGCGTCTGGCACCCAGCAGCCGATGGCGCGACCCCGGAGATCGGCGGAGCCCAGCCCCGGCCGAAGATGCCGGTCCTCGAGGATGCCCGCAGCGGCCTGCTGCTGCGCCCGGCCTGGCCGTACGCAGACATCGACGACCCCTCGGCCTCCTACGAGCCGCCGCGGGGCGGGGGCCGGCCGCGGTGGGACGCGCCCTACGTGAGCGGCGTGGGCTGCCCGACGTGCGAAGCGGCGCCGGGTGCGGGCTGCAGGTCGGCGACGGGCGGGAAGATCCCGCAGCACTCGGCGCGGCGGCGCATGGCGGTCGACCTCGACATGTACTACGCGCCGGTGTCGTGGCGGCCGCTCAAGGTCGGGTTGACGCCGCACGGGCTGCGGCACTCTCAGCAGACCTGGCTCCGCGCGGCCCGTATCGACCCCGTCCTCATCAAGGAGCGTCTCGGTCATGAGAAGCGCGGCATGTCGGAGCACTACACCCACATCACCGAGGAGATGCGGGCCGAGCTCCGCGAGGTCCTGGAGAGCCTGTGGTGGAAGGCGATCGACGAGCGGATCCGGATGGACGAGGTCGCGGGGCGACGGCCGGGCTCCCGGGTGAGGCTCATCAACGCGGCCATCCGGGAAAGGATCGCGGCTCGAACGCCTGACTTGCGGGAAGCTCCGACCCCGGAGCCCATCGTTGAGTCCGTCCCCAATCCGTCCCCAGTTCGGCGGGGACGGCGTGATCGGGGGCATCTTCGTGTGGTCTGA
- a CDS encoding SAM-dependent methyltransferase has protein sequence MDDPYPPHEIDTSLNSVAGMTDAARGGRNRSRDHQTVAEFARRWPKVPGAAPDDEEFPFRSVSHIVSQTGVDQFLNLGAGKPLKEGKNLHDLFPGQWLHTDADPEIRAVGGALFNSATTAYLEADSRDVDVILGSPEAQRILDLTRPVCVLASNLWHYVPGDEPLQATKAYMDAVPSGSSLVLAHACLDGLDPELLDGLNAVFAGTFAGGIWPRTGGEIRGFLDGLEVLDPGLVPPQHWRPDHAPAVEERSLPVLGAVAIKS, from the coding sequence ATGGACGACCCGTACCCCCCGCACGAAATCGACACCAGCCTCAACAGCGTCGCCGGCATGACCGACGCAGCCCGCGGCGGCCGCAACCGCAGCCGAGACCACCAGACCGTCGCCGAGTTCGCACGGCGCTGGCCCAAAGTCCCCGGCGCGGCGCCCGATGACGAGGAGTTCCCGTTCAGGTCTGTCAGCCACATCGTCAGTCAGACCGGCGTCGACCAGTTCTTGAACCTGGGCGCGGGCAAGCCGCTGAAGGAGGGCAAGAACCTTCACGACCTGTTCCCCGGGCAGTGGCTGCACACCGATGCGGACCCTGAGATCCGCGCTGTCGGCGGCGCCCTGTTCAACAGCGCCACCACCGCCTACCTGGAGGCCGACAGCCGCGACGTCGACGTCATCCTCGGCTCACCGGAGGCTCAGCGGATCCTCGACCTCACCCGGCCCGTATGCGTCCTGGCGTCCAACCTCTGGCACTACGTGCCCGGAGACGAGCCCCTGCAGGCGACGAAGGCCTACATGGACGCCGTGCCCTCAGGAAGCTCCCTCGTCCTCGCGCATGCCTGCCTCGACGGCCTTGACCCGGAGCTCCTGGACGGGCTCAACGCGGTCTTCGCCGGGACGTTCGCTGGGGGGATTTGGCCGCGGACCGGAGGGGAGATCCGCGGCTTCCTCGACGGCCTGGAGGTACTAGACCCTGGCCTGGTGCCGCCTCAGCACTGGCGGCCCGACCACGCGCCGGCGGTGGAGGAGCGGAGCCTCCCGGTGCTCGGCGCAGTGGCCATCAAGTCCTGA
- a CDS encoding DUF397 domain-containing protein, whose translation MSAIFTGWRKASASGEGNCVEVGAIVDAPRRARDVLIRDSKNPSGGKLCVAPAAWGRFLGSLRT comes from the coding sequence ATGAGCGCAATTTTCACTGGATGGCGGAAGGCTTCCGCGAGCGGCGAAGGCAATTGCGTTGAGGTCGGGGCGATCGTCGATGCCCCTCGCAGGGCCCGCGACGTGCTGATCCGCGATTCGAAGAACCCAAGCGGCGGGAAGCTCTGTGTTGCTCCCGCCGCCTGGGGTCGCTTCTTGGGCAGCCTCAGGACTTGA
- a CDS encoding helix-turn-helix domain-containing protein yields MPTRNMRRRRLGKALEELRQATGRTPEDVAEACGWHPKKIIRWEAGDVIKPMLSGASGGILDLLDELGVHDQAERDRIAQLVADARQPDWWDRDEYQPALTPGFITHLRSEDEAAEIRTWEPRLIPGLLQCRSYMEAQIDVYEDTAPEKREALIALRLERQRRLLRGEHKLESLWAIIDEAAIRRLVGGVPVMREQIAHLIECSWLPNVQVLVSPFKSGAMRASEPFTIFSSRVPTDPETVNVELLTQTNAWFDDPQQVASYSNLFIATTRAALDREKTRELLKGWMGELGG; encoded by the coding sequence ATGCCGACACGTAACATGAGACGGAGACGCCTCGGCAAAGCCCTTGAGGAGCTCCGACAAGCGACCGGACGAACTCCCGAGGACGTGGCCGAGGCCTGCGGCTGGCACCCCAAGAAGATCATCCGCTGGGAGGCCGGCGACGTCATCAAGCCGATGCTCAGCGGGGCAAGCGGCGGCATCCTGGACCTGCTCGATGAGCTCGGTGTTCACGACCAGGCCGAGCGGGACCGCATCGCCCAGCTCGTCGCCGACGCCCGCCAGCCCGACTGGTGGGACCGCGACGAATACCAGCCAGCCCTGACACCCGGCTTCATCACCCATTTGCGAAGCGAAGACGAGGCCGCAGAGATCCGCACATGGGAGCCCCGGCTCATCCCCGGCCTCCTGCAATGCCGTTCATATATGGAAGCCCAGATTGATGTCTACGAGGACACTGCGCCCGAGAAACGGGAAGCTCTCATCGCGCTCCGCCTTGAACGCCAGCGTCGCCTATTGCGCGGAGAGCACAAGCTAGAGAGCCTGTGGGCGATCATTGACGAGGCTGCGATCAGGCGTCTTGTCGGCGGAGTCCCCGTGATGAGGGAGCAGATAGCCCACCTGATCGAATGCTCTTGGCTCCCTAACGTGCAAGTTCTGGTGAGCCCGTTCAAGTCGGGGGCGATGCGCGCCTCGGAGCCGTTTACGATCTTCTCATCTCGCGTTCCGACCGATCCCGAGACTGTCAATGTCGAACTTCTCACGCAGACCAATGCCTGGTTCGATGATCCACAGCAAGTAGCCTCTTACTCTAATCTCTTCATCGCTACCACGAGGGCTGCGCTTGATCGGGAAAAGACAAGAGAACTACTCAAAGGATGGATGGGTGAGCTAGGGGGATGA
- a CDS encoding DUF2637 domain-containing protein, whose product MKLRLRRLNVRYFIAVALGTAVAGIGFFSSFSNLSRWAELHFFTPGIVLPLGLDLAIPALLLLDSLRPSLFLRSTAWCITAGTVAANWAVTPGDDPWARALHAVLPAISAVFFEAARRHVLPDDGALMDRIRWARYLVAPIRTARIRSRMVAWETTSYREALAREAVVLYARTVLIAWHGKKTWRSTRKHVPLALLHQLAEGDIPTSVLHAMDRPTAVRAWILQAVQDMANLRQSTTAARPVICHHGGPILPHRPTARPTGALAGREGDRADLSALLNGLHHPIVYLATHGDRVALGSTQNLRRALADHWLRPTDVALALHGGPALERSIGARFADEHLTGRWYALSGELAAWISRGGVDEPPAPTAASESAPEPLAVEVAPPAAPPPPAAERTTRRPSRGRYMDEWIEVAKPYVKELIIELRKRPSGDDLAAALADAEIEDPPAVSTARKICAAVLNKHPEYLTPILASHTLDEPTEPDEQSAQPAIATA is encoded by the coding sequence GTGAAACTCCGCCTCCGCCGCCTCAACGTCCGGTACTTCATCGCCGTCGCCCTCGGCACCGCGGTCGCCGGTATCGGCTTCTTCAGCTCCTTCTCCAACCTCTCCCGTTGGGCCGAACTCCACTTCTTCACGCCCGGCATCGTCCTGCCCCTCGGGCTCGACCTCGCCATCCCGGCCCTGCTGCTCCTCGACTCGCTCCGCCCGTCCCTGTTCCTGCGCTCGACGGCCTGGTGCATCACCGCTGGCACCGTCGCCGCTAACTGGGCCGTTACCCCCGGCGACGACCCCTGGGCTCGCGCCCTACACGCCGTCCTCCCCGCCATCTCCGCGGTCTTCTTCGAGGCCGCCCGCCGCCACGTCCTGCCCGACGACGGCGCCCTCATGGACCGGATCCGCTGGGCCCGCTACCTTGTCGCCCCGATCCGCACCGCCCGCATCCGCTCTCGCATGGTCGCCTGGGAGACCACCTCCTACCGCGAGGCACTCGCCCGCGAAGCCGTCGTGCTCTACGCACGCACCGTCCTCATCGCCTGGCACGGCAAGAAGACCTGGAGGAGCACCCGCAAGCACGTCCCCCTGGCCCTCCTGCACCAGCTCGCCGAAGGCGACATCCCCACCTCGGTCCTGCACGCCATGGACCGGCCCACCGCGGTCCGCGCCTGGATCCTGCAGGCCGTCCAGGACATGGCCAACCTCCGGCAGAGCACCACCGCCGCGCGGCCGGTGATCTGCCACCACGGGGGCCCGATCCTCCCGCACCGCCCGACCGCCCGACCGACCGGAGCACTCGCCGGACGCGAGGGCGATCGAGCAGACCTGAGCGCTCTGCTCAACGGGCTACACCATCCGATCGTCTACCTCGCCACCCACGGCGACCGTGTAGCGCTCGGCTCGACCCAGAACCTCAGACGAGCGCTCGCCGACCATTGGCTACGTCCCACCGATGTAGCGCTTGCCCTCCACGGAGGCCCAGCGCTCGAACGGTCGATCGGCGCTCGATTCGCAGACGAGCACCTGACCGGCCGCTGGTACGCGCTCAGCGGCGAACTCGCCGCATGGATCAGCCGCGGCGGCGTTGACGAGCCACCCGCACCAACCGCGGCCAGTGAATCCGCACCCGAACCCCTCGCCGTAGAGGTCGCTCCGCCAGCCGCACCTCCGCCGCCGGCGGCGGAGAGGACCACGCGCAGGCCTTCGCGCGGCCGGTACATGGACGAGTGGATCGAGGTCGCGAAGCCTTACGTGAAGGAGCTGATCATCGAGCTGCGCAAGCGGCCGTCCGGCGACGACCTGGCCGCCGCGCTCGCCGACGCTGAGATCGAGGACCCGCCCGCCGTGTCGACCGCCCGCAAAATCTGCGCCGCAGTCCTCAACAAACACCCCGAGTACCTCACGCCCATCCTCGCCAGCCACACGCTCGACGAGCCCACCGAGCCGGACGAGCAGAGCGCTCAACCGGCTATCGCCACCGCCTGA
- a CDS encoding pyridoxamine 5'-phosphate oxidase family protein gives MSRVRGLVREVVDAGRLMHLGVGSSPLQVFPVWYQAGWKPDVLRWISRVDRAHSRTVRLRGNVAGSIVAAEPDGLGDAVRGVRFAGFARELPTSGIDQQLDAFVARWPKAAGPLDRQALADGTSAMRLYEVSVERWILFDEEAFPADPRQEILAEIEPHYR, from the coding sequence TTGAGCCGCGTGAGGGGCCTGGTCCGCGAGGTCGTCGACGCCGGCAGGCTGATGCACCTGGGGGTGGGCAGCAGTCCCCTGCAGGTGTTTCCGGTCTGGTACCAGGCGGGTTGGAAGCCTGACGTCCTGCGGTGGATCTCGCGGGTGGACCGGGCGCATAGCCGGACGGTACGTCTCCGAGGAAACGTGGCCGGTTCCATCGTGGCCGCCGAGCCGGATGGGCTGGGCGATGCCGTGCGCGGCGTACGATTCGCCGGCTTCGCTCGAGAACTACCGACCTCGGGGATCGACCAGCAACTCGATGCGTTCGTCGCGCGCTGGCCGAAGGCTGCCGGGCCACTCGACCGCCAGGCGCTCGCTGACGGCACGTCAGCGATGCGGCTTTACGAAGTATCGGTCGAGCGGTGGATCCTGTTCGACGAGGAGGCGTTCCCCGCAGACCCGCGGCAGGAGATCCTCGCGGAGATCGAGCCCCACTACCGGTAG
- a CDS encoding GNAT family N-acetyltransferase, with the protein MTEMTFTRLDPVEARELVDELIVPLYVDTHTEVAGNPFYSAERAAERIRGYAAAPTFEIVIARIDGVPIGQAFGYGLITGRWWEGLTPTVELPEDFTDERGGGRTFAFTELMVLPERQGQGLAHALHDELLRGRAEERATVLTREDNRSAQAAYARWGWRKVGKLQPYPDSPHFDAFVLPLPLPS; encoded by the coding sequence ATGACCGAAATGACCTTCACTCGCCTCGACCCTGTGGAGGCGCGTGAGCTCGTCGACGAGCTCATCGTTCCGCTCTACGTCGACACCCACACCGAGGTCGCGGGCAACCCTTTCTACTCCGCCGAACGCGCCGCGGAGAGGATCCGCGGTTACGCGGCGGCGCCGACCTTCGAGATTGTGATCGCCCGCATCGATGGCGTGCCGATCGGGCAGGCCTTCGGCTACGGGCTAATCACGGGCCGTTGGTGGGAAGGGCTGACGCCGACCGTTGAGCTGCCCGAGGACTTCACCGACGAGCGCGGCGGCGGCAGGACCTTCGCGTTCACCGAGTTGATGGTCTTGCCCGAACGGCAAGGGCAGGGCCTGGCGCACGCGCTCCACGACGAGTTGCTGCGTGGCCGGGCGGAGGAGCGGGCGACGGTCCTGACGCGCGAGGACAACAGGTCGGCGCAGGCCGCCTACGCGCGATGGGGATGGAGGAAGGTCGGCAAGCTGCAGCCGTATCCGGATTCTCCGCATTTTGATGCGTTCGTTTTGCCGCTTCCGCTCCCGAGCTGA
- a CDS encoding helix-turn-helix domain-containing protein: MDNGATLPAWAKRLTEMREARGWGRSDLAREMKRFSTDLPSVRSLAHSIRSDWETGAHKPGPRNRSLLAQALGVAEVELFGSAEAPAPQPLEDDEVNRRRLLGLLGAAAAAGAAQQFEPVRARLNDSFSSAPTMSDADDWERVAFDYSFEVGALAPERLLPELLTDVEELHSVLNVAQGTVRQHLLRASANMAALTAIALLNAEETRAAGRWWRTAARAASECGDHALAARVRGRQAVFSVYGPSPGPRTLSLADDALAAGGSIPCGGVASAHAAKAQAYAYLGRFDDAEDALRDLERTFELLPEDVRVDRRSQWGWSEQRLYHVRSYVHTYAGDTDRAFAAQDRALEFYSPRPSQGRVQVELHRAGCLIRAGDIDEGARHAVRVLESVPPRLRHDGLLKTTAVSTLGLATPAQARSAPIRAAFEALALEPGGRR; the protein is encoded by the coding sequence ATGGACAACGGTGCAACGCTTCCTGCATGGGCGAAGCGACTAACGGAAATGCGCGAAGCGCGCGGCTGGGGTCGGTCCGACCTTGCCCGCGAGATGAAGCGGTTCAGCACAGACCTGCCATCTGTCAGATCGCTGGCGCACTCGATCCGCAGTGACTGGGAGACTGGCGCCCACAAGCCTGGGCCACGGAATCGCTCTTTGCTCGCGCAAGCCCTCGGCGTCGCCGAAGTCGAGCTGTTCGGCAGTGCCGAGGCTCCTGCGCCGCAGCCGCTCGAGGACGACGAGGTGAACCGGCGCAGGCTCCTGGGACTGCTCGGGGCCGCTGCAGCGGCGGGGGCAGCTCAGCAGTTTGAACCAGTCCGGGCTCGGCTCAACGACTCCTTTTCGAGTGCACCGACCATGTCGGATGCCGACGACTGGGAACGCGTGGCTTTCGACTACTCCTTCGAGGTCGGCGCGCTCGCCCCTGAACGACTGCTCCCTGAGCTACTCACGGACGTCGAGGAGTTGCACAGCGTTCTGAACGTCGCTCAGGGCACGGTGCGCCAGCACCTCCTGCGTGCGTCTGCCAACATGGCGGCGCTTACTGCCATCGCACTCTTGAACGCCGAGGAGACCCGAGCGGCGGGCCGCTGGTGGCGCACGGCCGCGCGGGCAGCGAGCGAGTGCGGCGATCATGCGCTTGCCGCCCGAGTCCGTGGCCGCCAGGCGGTCTTCTCTGTCTACGGCCCAAGCCCCGGCCCGCGCACCCTCAGCCTGGCGGACGACGCGCTCGCCGCCGGGGGCAGCATCCCGTGCGGTGGCGTCGCGAGCGCGCACGCAGCGAAGGCACAGGCGTACGCCTACCTCGGCCGGTTTGACGATGCCGAAGACGCGCTCCGCGATCTGGAGCGGACGTTCGAGCTGCTGCCCGAAGACGTCCGTGTGGACCGGCGCTCCCAGTGGGGCTGGTCGGAGCAACGGCTCTACCACGTCCGCAGCTACGTCCACACCTACGCAGGCGACACCGATCGTGCGTTCGCCGCACAGGACCGCGCCCTGGAGTTCTACTCTCCGCGGCCGTCTCAGGGCCGGGTACAGGTCGAGTTGCACCGCGCTGGGTGTCTCATCCGCGCCGGCGACATCGACGAGGGTGCCCGCCACGCTGTTCGGGTGCTGGAGTCGGTGCCGCCGCGGCTTCGCCATGATGGTCTCCTCAAAACGACTGCGGTGAGCACCCTCGGCCTCGCTACCCCGGCGCAGGCCCGATCCGCGCCAATCCGCGCAGCGTTCGAAGCGCTGGCCCTGGAACCGGGAGGACGCCGATGA
- a CDS encoding ATP-binding protein, producing the protein MSRGALLDASETPPRAEEPPKASMIVRDTGQLAVFRGFLSLQATKAQMQARLRHTLIAAANEAVTNALCHGAPPYVVHVHSNGDELVVDVIDRGGTPFTPGDGIETARLLVRALVIGTGNGLTQVQLRQPLRDAPETQTPAPELADAVR; encoded by the coding sequence ATGAGCAGGGGCGCCCTCCTGGACGCATCCGAAACGCCGCCGCGCGCCGAGGAACCGCCGAAGGCCAGCATGATCGTCCGGGACACAGGGCAGCTTGCCGTCTTCCGCGGCTTCCTCTCGCTCCAGGCCACCAAAGCGCAGATGCAGGCCAGGCTCCGGCACACCCTGATAGCCGCCGCCAACGAGGCCGTCACTAACGCGTTGTGCCACGGGGCGCCGCCGTACGTCGTCCATGTGCACTCGAACGGGGATGAGCTCGTGGTCGACGTCATCGACCGTGGCGGCACCCCCTTCACCCCCGGCGACGGCATCGAGACGGCTCGCCTGCTGGTGCGGGCTCTGGTGATCGGCACCGGCAACGGGCTCACACAGGTCCAGCTCCGGCAGCCCCTGCGTGACGCCCCGGAAACACAGACCCCCGCCCCCGAACTCGCCGACGCCGTACGGTGA